One segment of Desulfosudis oleivorans Hxd3 DNA contains the following:
- a CDS encoding CARDB domain-containing protein, whose product MKIINQIAVAACLLMMAGNAFALCSDCPHEQQYGSSKYETVYLSTGSHTFRINGIYGNEFNSWRTDWYSTQDIYGQSGFLESDSSNFGNQYYDPEITRTFSSPGTYYVRGEVMYRPNVLSDFSWKETHQWQIIVMEAPDLDLDRNSLDFDYNDSSKYFYVENDGGGTLDYTITDNVDWLTYSRTSGSTSSSIKITVYLNRSEMAWANNQTATITVRNNDDSGDYETIAVTADNPDPDPVASRVTPSDSSVTLSYGASQKFTVRGEDDGGDLDEVVWTLSGAESDTDTDSVGFGGSIDTTDFKDVGDYTFNTPGDYTLRARVYDVSGDYDDAVWSIHVNDPPQANLIISSLTLSQASGYPGQSVDVNSITKNAGDADTGLSTWCKVRYYLGRSSGEQWREIGWGWTPNLQEVNGIAVDEEEPDGISWTVDADLTPGRYYITAVADADDDIDESDESDSRTVTFDVTAVPQPNLIVSSLTLSQASGYPGQSVDVNSITKNAGDADTGLSTWCKVRYYLGRSSGEQWREIGWGWTPNLQEVNGIAVDEEEPDGISWTVDADLTPGRYYITAVADADDDIDESDESDSRTVTFDVTAVPQPNLIVSSLTLSQASGYPGQSVDVNSITKNAGDADTGLSTWCKVRYYLGRSSGEQWREIGWGWTPNLQEVNGIAVDEEEPDGISWTVDADLTPGRYYITAVADADDDIDESDESDSRTVTFDVTGPDLIGGGGYLSQTYFPGDTVEFSFAVRNDGNAPGSAGTVHYFAHKDTASYADDDRFTSTSYGALAADGGQQSQNFDWPIPTDATQGTYSVTYWVDVNDTSNESNEDNNKGEWIVTVSRKPEIAISSSTLPDLMDKNYLPHLVDVDGSGDTYDPFIDWDADGQKDSGWTAHSSRCFGPGDTVAIHVMVESSVAATKTAKVKAYYNESSPDESGRVFIGQTTASIPVVEGTYNGLPLTLPGSRNLIVEWQPPAVGQYYIQVELEEYSDEAWVPVGSEWIDGSVDGIAASPMLVTDEKPIILAHGWSGQGSNFGELELLLELTYGRPVRKFEYETAKVDLGPESYKYPRVDVEVPGKVTLIKQLADFVAEPNGPGFQGFDCFDAIAHSYGGLIVRRYALEAYSKLDRLITLGTPHYGGNAADAVSFLLNNQAHDLEFGSPLQWRIFLGWASLTTLPDTLAIVGTDNAAWGNYNTSDGIVRCSSASLENLGCPVYYVPHAHSGGFGAGGISPGMAVIEDQTHESWAPIRHFFMDPPDVYPYYSDGGAAEPGNAGGEDDVGDNRHEKALESAIAWVVAQDGGPDALLQLDFDDVIWNKNIVDYHYKGINGDSGIYFVGGRKADGDDLSGFENFADYQIDVSPAGQPTLSDSFRLKAGETFVSIIDFSDAPDTPTPIAPEDDNILTSLTPTLAWSAFNSGTPGRTQAGFEVRVRCDTDNDAIVYSNYVESTSGTTHAIPAGVLENNKHYHWHVRYQDNTGVWSAWSADDPNPHQDFYTVEAGAFVIYSDHGSPNPAPGSYAWVSGQTMPGGSVASPADQSDGTRWMCTGYAGTGSAPTGSGTSYPSFEIYEGSTLRWNWQAQYQVTPETDGNGTISPSTSSWEDEGTDVTFTAEADIGFTVDSWLVNGMMVQYGGNSYMQSNILQPLTVQVTFRSTVPGPYTVNYNANNATSGSVPDSQTKIHNVALTLQTNTGNLARTGYTFIAWNTSSSGTGTHYAPGGIYTANASDILYAEWTTALFPIISLAGDLSFGDTTIGQNSQSTLRINNSGTKTLTVSGISYSSSVFSGNWSGTIDAGDYHDVTVTFSPTAAQSYGGTITVNANEISGIDTIACSGIGVSEAPSVTLGEAVDNLSLDLVTGGHADWFGQDGIFYYDGDAAQSGNIGNAFQSWMGATLNGPGTLSFYWKVSSELNCDYLEFTIDGASQASISGEVDWEEQVYKIDQQECYVDWNYDKDTSNSEGFDCGWVDRVLWIPDVCSYSLSPSAMDFDADGRHDSATVNTDANCPWIAVSNDDWITVYPDWDSGVGDGEFSFVVEENTGTKRRTGTITVVDKIFTVTQEKEDVPVPAAGGGGGGGGGCFLDSLQQ is encoded by the coding sequence GTGAAGATAATTAATCAGATAGCGGTTGCCGCATGTCTACTGATGATGGCAGGAAATGCTTTTGCTTTATGTTCAGACTGTCCTCATGAGCAGCAGTATGGAAGTTCAAAGTATGAGACAGTCTATTTGAGCACGGGAAGTCATACTTTCAGGATTAACGGAATTTATGGTAATGAATTCAACTCATGGCGAACCGATTGGTATTCAACGCAAGATATATATGGCCAAAGTGGTTTTCTAGAATCTGATTCATCAAACTTCGGGAACCAGTATTACGACCCAGAAATTACACGTACATTTTCTTCTCCAGGAACTTATTATGTCCGTGGCGAAGTTATGTACCGTCCAAATGTACTATCCGACTTTTCGTGGAAGGAAACGCACCAGTGGCAGATAATAGTAATGGAAGCCCCGGATCTTGATCTTGATAGAAATAGCTTGGATTTTGACTACAATGATAGTTCCAAGTATTTTTATGTTGAAAACGACGGCGGGGGAACACTGGACTACACTATTACGGACAACGTTGATTGGCTTACTTATAGCCGCACCAGTGGAAGCACCTCAAGTAGCATCAAGATTACTGTCTATCTAAATAGAAGCGAGATGGCGTGGGCAAACAATCAAACGGCCACCATCACAGTCAGGAATAATGATGACAGTGGAGATTACGAGACCATAGCGGTTACAGCGGACAATCCCGATCCTGATCCTGTGGCAAGCAGGGTAACGCCTTCCGATAGTTCAGTTACACTGTCATATGGAGCGAGCCAGAAATTTACGGTTCGCGGGGAAGATGATGGTGGCGATCTTGACGAAGTGGTTTGGACACTTTCGGGGGCGGAATCCGACACTGATACGGATAGCGTTGGTTTCGGCGGTTCAATTGATACCACTGATTTTAAGGATGTTGGCGACTACACATTTAATACGCCTGGTGATTACACGCTTCGCGCCAGGGTTTATGATGTATCGGGAGATTATGACGATGCCGTGTGGTCCATTCATGTCAATGATCCGCCCCAAGCGAATTTGATTATCAGCAGTCTCACGTTGTCGCAGGCAAGTGGTTATCCAGGCCAAAGTGTTGATGTTAACTCCATTACGAAGAACGCCGGTGATGCAGATACGGGATTAAGCACTTGGTGTAAGGTCCGGTATTATCTTGGCCGTAGCTCCGGTGAACAATGGCGAGAGATCGGCTGGGGCTGGACGCCAAATCTTCAGGAAGTCAACGGTATCGCCGTCGATGAAGAAGAACCTGACGGTATCTCTTGGACCGTTGATGCAGACCTGACACCCGGACGGTACTACATCACCGCCGTTGCCGATGCGGATGACGATATCGACGAGTCGGATGAGAGTGACAGCCGAACCGTTACCTTTGACGTGACTGCCGTGCCGCAACCGAACCTGATTGTCAGCAGTCTCACGTTGTCGCAGGCAAGTGGTTATCCAGGCCAAAGTGTTGATGTTAACTCCATTACGAAGAACGCCGGTGATGCAGATACGGGATTAAGCACTTGGTGTAAAGTCCGGTATTATCTTGGCCGTAGCTCCGGTGAACAATGGCGAGAGATCGGCTGGGGCTGGACGCCAAATCTTCAGGAAGTCAACGGTATCGCCGTCGATGAAGAAGAACCTGACGGTATCTCTTGGACCGTTGATGCAGACCTGACACCCGGACGATACTACATCACCGCCGTTGCCGATGCGGATGACGATATCGACGAGTCGGATGAGAGTGACAGCCGAACCGTTACCTTTGACGTGACTGCCGTGCCGCAACCGAACCTGATTGTCAGCAGTCTCACGTTGTCGCAGGCAAGTGGTTATCCAGGCCAAAGTGTTGATGTTAACTCCATTACGAAGAACGCCGGTGATGCAGATACGGGATTAAGCACTTGGTGTAAAGTCCGGTATTATCTTGGCCGTAGCTCCGGTGAACAATGGCGAGAGATCGGCTGGGGCTGGACGCCAAATCTTCAGGAAGTCAACGGTATCGCCGTCGATGAAGAAGAACCTGACGGTATCTCTTGGACCGTTGATGCAGACCTGACACCCGGACGATACTACATCACCGCCGTTGCCGATGCGGATGACGATATCGACGAGTCGGATGAGAGTGACAGCCGAACCGTTACCTTTGACGTGACTGGCCCTGACCTGATTGGGGGCGGGGGATACCTGAGTCAGACCTACTTCCCAGGGGACACGGTAGAGTTCTCTTTTGCAGTAAGGAACGATGGAAATGCCCCAGGCAGCGCCGGGACAGTTCATTACTTCGCCCATAAAGACACCGCCAGCTACGCCGATGACGACCGTTTTACATCGACCAGTTACGGTGCATTGGCGGCAGACGGCGGGCAGCAGTCCCAGAATTTCGACTGGCCAATCCCGACAGACGCAACGCAGGGAACATACTCCGTAACCTACTGGGTCGATGTAAACGACACCAGCAACGAATCGAATGAGGACAATAATAAGGGGGAATGGATCGTTACTGTCAGTAGGAAACCTGAAATTGCGATTTCTTCATCTACACTACCCGATCTCATGGACAAGAACTATTTGCCGCACTTAGTCGATGTTGATGGTTCAGGTGATACATATGATCCGTTTATTGATTGGGATGCGGATGGTCAGAAGGATTCGGGCTGGACGGCACATTCTTCACGATGTTTTGGGCCGGGTGATACCGTTGCTATTCATGTGATGGTTGAAAGCTCGGTTGCGGCTACAAAAACGGCCAAGGTCAAAGCATACTACAACGAATCTTCGCCAGATGAATCGGGGCGAGTGTTTATTGGGCAGACCACAGCTTCTATTCCAGTGGTAGAAGGAACATATAACGGTCTACCCTTAACGCTGCCTGGTAGCCGTAATCTCATTGTCGAATGGCAGCCCCCAGCGGTTGGGCAGTACTATATTCAGGTGGAACTTGAAGAGTATAGTGATGAGGCGTGGGTACCCGTTGGGAGCGAATGGATTGATGGTTCAGTTGACGGAATAGCTGCATCACCTATGCTGGTTACAGATGAAAAGCCTATTATTCTCGCTCATGGATGGAGTGGACAGGGGAGCAACTTCGGGGAGTTGGAACTGTTGCTGGAGTTGACATACGGCAGGCCGGTTCGAAAGTTCGAGTATGAAACTGCAAAGGTAGACTTGGGGCCTGAGTCGTATAAGTATCCTCGTGTTGATGTTGAGGTCCCTGGAAAAGTAACGCTCATCAAACAACTTGCGGATTTCGTGGCGGAACCGAATGGTCCAGGTTTCCAAGGGTTCGACTGTTTCGATGCGATAGCTCACAGTTATGGCGGGTTGATTGTGCGGCGCTATGCTTTGGAAGCATACAGTAAGCTTGACAGGTTGATCACGCTTGGGACGCCACACTATGGTGGGAATGCAGCGGATGCGGTAAGTTTTTTACTCAACAATCAGGCACACGATCTCGAATTTGGTTCCCCACTTCAATGGCGGATTTTCTTGGGGTGGGCTTCTCTGACAACACTTCCCGATACACTGGCAATAGTAGGAACAGACAATGCGGCTTGGGGTAATTACAACACAAGTGATGGAATAGTCCGGTGTTCAAGTGCAAGTTTGGAGAATCTTGGGTGCCCGGTTTATTACGTTCCTCATGCCCATTCTGGTGGCTTTGGGGCGGGCGGAATAAGCCCCGGCATGGCAGTGATTGAAGATCAAACGCATGAATCATGGGCGCCAATAAGGCACTTCTTCATGGATCCGCCGGATGTATATCCGTATTATTCAGATGGAGGCGCTGCAGAACCGGGAAATGCAGGCGGCGAAGACGATGTTGGTGACAACAGGCACGAGAAAGCGTTGGAAAGCGCCATTGCGTGGGTTGTCGCGCAAGATGGTGGGCCAGATGCTTTACTGCAGTTGGACTTCGATGATGTTATATGGAATAAGAATATTGTTGACTATCACTATAAAGGCATCAATGGAGATTCCGGGATATATTTTGTTGGAGGCAGGAAGGCAGACGGAGACGACCTTTCGGGATTTGAGAATTTTGCAGATTATCAGATTGATGTGAGCCCGGCGGGGCAGCCTACGCTTTCAGATTCGTTCAGGCTAAAAGCTGGGGAGACATTTGTTTCCATCATTGACTTCAGCGATGCTCCCGACACGCCAACCCCGATAGCGCCAGAGGACGATAATATCCTGACATCACTGACGCCAACGCTTGCATGGTCGGCATTCAACAGCGGTACTCCCGGCAGAACGCAGGCTGGGTTTGAAGTGCGAGTCCGTTGCGATACTGACAATGACGCGATTGTCTACTCCAACTACGTTGAGAGTACATCCGGAACAACACATGCGATTCCGGCGGGCGTCTTGGAGAACAACAAGCACTACCATTGGCATGTACGTTACCAGGACAATACAGGCGTTTGGAGTGCCTGGAGCGCTGATGACCCCAACCCGCACCAGGACTTTTATACAGTAGAGGCGGGTGCGTTTGTCATATACTCTGATCATGGCAGCCCAAATCCGGCACCTGGTTCTTATGCATGGGTATCCGGGCAGACGATGCCGGGCGGCAGTGTGGCATCTCCGGCGGATCAGTCCGATGGGACTCGTTGGATGTGTACTGGATACGCTGGAACCGGAAGCGCCCCGACCGGATCAGGAACAAGTTATCCTTCCTTTGAAATTTACGAAGGCTCGACACTCCGTTGGAACTGGCAAGCGCAGTACCAGGTTACACCGGAGACAGATGGAAACGGTACCATCAGTCCTTCAACATCCTCGTGGGAGGATGAAGGAACGGATGTAACCTTTACGGCTGAGGCTGACATTGGATTCACCGTAGACAGCTGGCTTGTAAACGGTATGATGGTGCAGTATGGGGGTAATAGCTATATGCAAAGCAACATTTTACAACCGTTAACAGTCCAGGTTACATTCCGCTCGACAGTTCCAGGCCCATATACGGTGAATTACAACGCCAACAACGCCACCAGCGGCAGTGTTCCGGATTCACAAACCAAGATACACAATGTGGCCTTGACCTTGCAGACAAATACCGGCAACCTGGCCAGAACGGGCTATACCTTTATAGCGTGGAACACAAGCAGCAGCGGCACGGGAACACACTATGCCCCGGGCGGGATATACACGGCCAATGCTTCCGACATCCTTTACGCCGAATGGACGACAGCGTTATTCCCCATAATCAGCCTTGCCGGAGACCTGTCTTTTGGAGACACAACGATCGGTCAGAACTCCCAGAGCACGTTGCGGATCAACAACAGTGGGACCAAAACATTGACTGTTTCCGGGATCAGCTATTCCAGCTCCGTTTTTAGCGGCAATTGGAGCGGAACAATTGATGCTGGAGATTATCATGATGTCACGGTAACGTTCTCTCCTACTGCCGCCCAGAGTTACGGCGGCACAATTACTGTGAATGCAAATGAAATCAGCGGTATAGACACCATTGCGTGTTCAGGTATTGGTGTATCTGAGGCACCTTCTGTAACATTGGGAGAAGCTGTCGACAACTTGTCTCTCGATTTGGTAACAGGTGGGCACGCCGATTGGTTCGGCCAGGATGGCATTTTCTATTATGATGGTGACGCCGCGCAGAGTGGGAATATTGGAAATGCCTTTCAGTCATGGATGGGGGCCACCTTAAACGGTCCGGGTACACTTAGTTTCTACTGGAAGGTATCTTCAGAGTTAAATTGCGATTATTTAGAATTTACTATTGATGGAGCAAGCCAGGCCAGCATATCCGGCGAAGTGGATTGGGAAGAACAGGTATATAAAATAGATCAGCAGGAATGTTATGTTGACTGGAATTATGACAAAGATACTTCTAACTCCGAGGGTTTTGATTGTGGATGGGTGGATCGGGTACTTTGGATACCAGACGTCTGTTCTTACAGCCTCAGCCCCAGCGCCATGGATTTTGATGCCGATGGCAGGCACGACAGTGCGACGGTTAATACTGATGCCAATTGCCCATGGATAGCAGTCTCTAACGACGATTGGATTACCGTCTATCCCGATTGGGACTCAGGTGTTGGTGATGGTGAGTTTTCGTTTGTAGTTGAAGAAAATACCGGCACAAAACGGCGAACCGGCACCATTACCGTTGTCGATAAGATATTTACCGTGACGCAGGAAAAAGAGGATGTTCCTGTCCCTGCCGCCGGCGGCGGTGGAGGCGGAGGAGGTGGATGTTTTCTGGATTCCTTGCAGCAGTAG
- a CDS encoding helix-turn-helix transcriptional regulator, protein MFKQTDNKIESDLILKHLPVAMGVSTLSGELLASNALMHEWFGDKRGSSAQGLYVRPEDRTAWIKRLQRDGQIVNHVLELRKKDGQPAQFLVNARLIHYNSNNLILVVVTEYNPLTQPQTNGIKAGLDSVDTLIETLLERLSRDKKQVEENILASVEKTILPLLITLGNTSLTETQHQLLKILQASLADIVSPFASTIGQNHTQLTPMEMQVANLIRTGATSKQIAGMLGLSYRTIEAHRNNIRRKLGLKGKKANLASFLVTPPNTYET, encoded by the coding sequence ATGTTTAAGCAGACCGATAATAAGATCGAAAGCGATCTGATACTCAAGCATCTGCCCGTGGCCATGGGGGTGTCAACCCTTTCAGGAGAGCTGCTGGCGTCAAACGCACTCATGCACGAGTGGTTCGGCGATAAAAGGGGCTCCAGCGCCCAGGGCCTTTATGTCCGGCCCGAAGATAGAACCGCCTGGATTAAACGGCTGCAAAGAGATGGCCAGATCGTCAACCATGTTCTGGAACTGAGAAAAAAGGATGGCCAGCCGGCCCAGTTCCTGGTCAATGCCCGACTGATCCACTACAACAGCAACAACCTGATCCTCGTCGTAGTCACGGAATACAACCCCTTAACTCAGCCTCAAACCAACGGCATCAAAGCCGGTCTCGACAGTGTCGACACCCTTATTGAAACCCTGCTGGAACGCCTGTCCAGAGACAAAAAACAGGTTGAAGAAAATATTCTGGCCAGCGTTGAAAAAACGATTCTGCCGCTCTTGATCACCCTGGGCAACACATCCCTTACCGAAACGCAGCACCAGTTGCTAAAAATCCTGCAAGCCAGCCTGGCAGACATCGTGTCGCCGTTTGCAAGCACCATCGGGCAGAATCACACTCAGCTTACCCCCATGGAGATGCAGGTGGCCAACCTGATCCGCACCGGCGCCACCTCCAAGCAGATTGCCGGCATGCTGGGCCTCTCCTACCGCACCATCGAAGCCCACCGCAACAACATCCGCAGAAAACTCGGCCTCAAAGGCAAAAAAGCCAATCTTGCATCCTTTCTGGTTACCCCCCCGAATACTTATGAGACGTAA
- a CDS encoding response regulator, translated as MLIDSTPTILVIDDSAAIRRRLIKLLEPLNASFEEAENGQQAWDMITTTRFDVVITDIDMPVMDGIELCRRMRNNEQTRSIPVVVVSSLDSEENIEKGFEVGATYYIAKNDVYTDLFNVVEELLSRTKRNSNHLIMVVDDSPTIRRIVENGLTAAGFKVVTAENGRHALEVLRDTPPDLILSDIDMPVMNGLEFCETIHADPAFSGIPFIVMSAKSDRGHMNRMVQHGAASYVCKPFNMDALVIQIEETLSNHFLLLLKEKERLETERNLVIASISGLISALEARDPYTKGHSEVVGRIVSGMVGLTGAGRQEIQSANVGGRLHDIGKIGVRDSVLLKSGPLTDIELSHIMEHPRKGTEIIKNIPSLRDIIPMVHYHHERMDGNGYPEGLKGSQIPLLARMTAVADTYHALSSDRPYRIATNHDRAMQIIYDAKGTQLCPDCVDLFIKWCEKNPEDAIITSSPSVAPGFGLHLF; from the coding sequence TTGTTGATTGATTCCACGCCCACCATACTGGTCATTGACGACAGTGCCGCCATTCGCCGCCGTTTAATAAAGCTGCTGGAGCCGCTCAACGCCTCTTTTGAAGAGGCTGAAAACGGCCAGCAGGCTTGGGACATGATTACCACCACCCGCTTTGACGTGGTGATCACCGACATCGACATGCCGGTGATGGACGGTATTGAACTGTGCCGCCGCATGCGGAACAACGAACAGACCCGCTCCATTCCGGTGGTCGTGGTCAGCTCCCTGGATTCCGAGGAAAACATCGAAAAAGGCTTTGAAGTGGGGGCCACCTACTACATCGCCAAAAACGATGTCTACACCGACCTGTTCAACGTGGTCGAGGAACTGCTTTCCCGAACCAAGCGCAACAGCAACCACCTGATCATGGTGGTGGACGACTCGCCCACCATCCGGCGCATTGTCGAAAACGGCCTGACCGCCGCCGGATTCAAGGTGGTCACCGCGGAAAACGGCAGACACGCCCTTGAAGTACTCAGGGACACGCCCCCGGACCTTATTCTAAGCGACATCGACATGCCGGTGATGAACGGCCTGGAATTCTGCGAAACCATTCACGCGGACCCGGCCTTTTCCGGCATTCCGTTTATCGTGATGAGCGCCAAAAGCGACCGGGGCCACATGAACCGCATGGTGCAGCACGGCGCCGCCTCTTACGTGTGCAAGCCCTTCAACATGGACGCCCTGGTCATTCAGATCGAAGAGACGCTGTCCAACCATTTTCTGCTGCTGCTCAAGGAAAAAGAGCGCCTGGAAACCGAGCGCAACCTGGTGATTGCCAGCATATCGGGCCTGATCTCAGCCCTTGAGGCAAGAGACCCCTATACCAAGGGCCATTCCGAGGTGGTGGGCCGAATTGTCTCCGGCATGGTGGGCCTGACCGGCGCCGGCAGACAGGAAATTCAGAGCGCCAATGTCGGGGGCCGGCTTCATGACATCGGCAAAATCGGGGTCCGGGACAGCGTGCTGCTCAAAAGCGGCCCCCTGACCGACATTGAACTCTCCCACATCATGGAGCATCCCAGAAAGGGAACCGAGATCATTAAGAACATTCCCAGCCTTCGGGACATCATTCCCATGGTGCACTATCATCACGAACGAATGGACGGCAACGGTTATCCCGAGGGACTGAAAGGCAGCCAGATTCCCCTGCTGGCCCGCATGACCGCCGTGGCCGACACCTACCATGCCTTGAGCAGTGACCGGCCCTACCGCATTGCCACCAACCATGACCGGGCCATGCAGATCATCTACGACGCCAAGGGCACCCAGCTCTGTCCCGACTGCGTGGACCTGTTTATCAAATGGTGTGAAAAAAACCCCGAAGACGCCATCATCACTTCCTCCCCCTCTGTGGCACCGGGCTTTGGGCTTCACCTCTTCTGA
- a CDS encoding acyclic terpene utilization AtuA family protein: MDKDRLIIANCSGFLGDRFSAAEEMVTGGRIDVLTGDYLAELTMAILFRQKMKKPETGYVSTFLKQMKVVMGLCLEKKIRVASNAGGLNPRGMAAALAELAKELGLSPKIAWIEGDDLMPRLKELQAAGEPFVHLDKGIALADGGGMPVSANAYLGGWGITEALKRGADIVVCGRVADAALVSGPCAWHFGWATDDWDRLAGAYAAGHVIECGAQATGGNYAFMDEVPAYSKIGFPLAEMYADGSSVITKHSGTGGLVSVGTVTAQLMYEIRSPAYLTPDVTVRFDTLTLTPDGDNRVRLSGVRGEPATDTTKVCINLVSGYRNTMTVVLTGLSIEKKARIVEQTLWENLGGKERFGTVHVQLVRSDKPNPPTNEESFAFLRITVMDDNPALVGREFSAGVVELALASIPGFTLTSPPTPESPAVFHWPALVGKKQVPQTVYIDDQPVIVASAVDTVSGDGISAPVFDFPEPLGGPVQPVPLGRLFATRAGDKGGNANLGVWAKTPEAFAFLRTFLTTECLKSLLPDIGPFEVERYELANLLAVNFYIRGLLGEGAAASWRSDPQAKTLGEYLRARIIDVPSALLD; this comes from the coding sequence ATGGACAAAGACCGTTTGATCATCGCCAATTGCAGCGGTTTCCTGGGAGACCGGTTTTCGGCGGCCGAGGAGATGGTCACCGGCGGCAGGATTGACGTGCTCACCGGCGACTACCTGGCCGAACTGACCATGGCCATTTTGTTCCGGCAGAAAATGAAAAAGCCGGAAACCGGTTATGTGAGCACCTTTTTAAAACAGATGAAGGTTGTCATGGGCCTGTGTCTGGAAAAGAAGATTCGGGTGGCCTCCAATGCCGGCGGGCTCAATCCCCGGGGCATGGCTGCGGCCCTGGCCGAACTGGCCAAAGAACTGGGTCTCTCCCCGAAAATCGCCTGGATCGAGGGAGATGACCTGATGCCCCGGTTAAAAGAGCTGCAGGCCGCCGGGGAACCGTTTGTCCACCTGGACAAAGGCATTGCCCTGGCCGACGGCGGGGGCATGCCGGTTTCGGCCAACGCCTACCTGGGCGGGTGGGGCATCACCGAGGCCCTGAAGCGCGGCGCCGACATCGTGGTATGCGGCCGGGTCGCGGACGCGGCCCTGGTTTCCGGTCCCTGCGCCTGGCATTTCGGCTGGGCGACAGACGACTGGGACCGGCTGGCCGGGGCCTATGCGGCGGGCCACGTGATCGAGTGCGGCGCCCAGGCCACGGGCGGCAACTACGCCTTTATGGACGAGGTGCCCGCCTATTCAAAGATCGGGTTTCCCCTGGCGGAGATGTATGCGGACGGGTCTTCCGTTATCACCAAGCATTCAGGCACCGGCGGCCTGGTTTCCGTGGGAACGGTGACGGCCCAGCTGATGTATGAAATCCGGTCTCCCGCCTACCTGACCCCGGATGTCACGGTGCGGTTCGATACCCTGACCCTGACGCCCGACGGCGACAACCGGGTCCGCCTGTCCGGGGTCCGGGGCGAACCGGCCACCGATACCACCAAGGTGTGCATTAACCTGGTGTCCGGGTATCGCAACACCATGACCGTGGTACTCACCGGCCTTTCTATTGAAAAAAAGGCCCGCATCGTGGAACAGACCCTGTGGGAAAACCTGGGTGGAAAGGAGCGGTTCGGCACGGTCCATGTGCAGCTGGTCCGTTCGGACAAACCGAACCCGCCCACCAACGAGGAGTCCTTTGCCTTTCTGCGGATCACGGTGATGGATGACAACCCGGCCCTGGTGGGCCGGGAGTTTTCCGCCGGGGTGGTGGAACTGGCCCTGGCCAGTATTCCCGGGTTTACCCTGACCAGCCCGCCCACGCCGGAATCGCCGGCGGTATTTCACTGGCCGGCCCTGGTGGGGAAAAAACAGGTTCCCCAGACCGTTTATATTGATGATCAGCCGGTCATCGTGGCATCAGCTGTTGACACCGTTTCCGGGGATGGAATTTCAGCCCCGGTCTTTGATTTCCCCGAACCGCTCGGCGGGCCGGTGCAGCCGGTTCCCCTGGGCAGGCTGTTTGCCACCCGGGCCGGCGACAAGGGCGGCAACGCCAACCTGGGCGTGTGGGCAAAAACCCCGGAGGCGTTTGCTTTCTTGAGGACGTTTCTGACCACGGAATGTTTGAAAAGCCTGCTGCCGGACATCGGCCCCTTTGAGGTGGAGCGGTATGAGCTGGCCAACCTGCTGGCCGTTAATTTTTATATCAGGGGGCTGCTGGGTGAGGGTGCGGCCGCGTCCTGGCGCAGTGACCCCCAGGCCAAGACCCTGGGAGAGTACCTGCGGGCCAGGATCATCGATGTACCGTCAGCCCTGCTGGATTGA
- a CDS encoding TetR/AcrR family transcriptional regulator has translation MPVTGAKKPARTALRRQREKEQRHETILGAAETLFVKKGYHQTSLEEIAEAAEVSVGTVYFYFKNKEELLISLMQKVGAHLRVMLQEAFLKKQGTMEGIVEAGTVFFQDFCRSHPGHASIFFRESGGRSARVETERKRLYVKLISDLEKALVRVRSETGTTYLSAGSEELMAVCILGIYERVAEYYLLWHDRADDITEAGREAVAFTVAGIQGLMTGR, from the coding sequence ATGCCGGTGACAGGAGCAAAAAAACCCGCGCGCACCGCGCTGCGACGACAGCGGGAAAAGGAGCAGCGTCACGAAACGATTCTGGGGGCCGCGGAAACGCTTTTTGTAAAAAAAGGGTATCACCAGACCAGCCTGGAAGAGATCGCCGAGGCGGCCGAGGTGTCGGTGGGCACGGTCTATTTTTATTTCAAGAACAAGGAAGAGCTGCTGATCAGCCTGATGCAGAAGGTGGGCGCTCACCTGCGTGTCATGCTCCAGGAGGCGTTTTTAAAAAAACAGGGAACCATGGAGGGGATCGTGGAGGCGGGCACTGTTTTTTTCCAGGATTTCTGCCGCTCCCATCCCGGCCATGCCTCCATCTTTTTCAGGGAGTCGGGCGGCCGAAGCGCCCGGGTGGAGACCGAGCGCAAGCGGCTTTACGTCAAGCTGATTTCCGACCTTGAAAAGGCCCTTGTTCGGGTCCGGTCAGAGACCGGGACAACCTATCTTTCCGCCGGTTCAGAAGAGCTGATGGCGGTGTGCATTCTGGGCATCTATGAGCGGGTGGCCGAGTATTACCTGTTGTGGCACGACCGGGCCGACGATATTACTGAGGCCGGCCGCGAGGCCGTGGCCTTTACCGTGGCCGGTATTCAGGGGCTGATGACGGGCCGATGA